One Lemur catta isolate mLemCat1 chromosome 15, mLemCat1.pri, whole genome shotgun sequence genomic window carries:
- the RAI1 gene encoding retinoic acid-induced protein 1 gives MQSFRERCGFHGKQQNYQQTSQETSRLENYRQPSQAGLSCDRQRLLAKDYYNPQPYPGYEGGAGTPSGTAAAVAAEKYHRGSKALPTQQALQGRPAFPGYGVQDSNPYPGRYSGEESLQAWGAPQPPPPQPQPLPGGVGKYDENLMKKTAVPPGRQYPEQGAQVPFRTHSLHVQQPPPPPPQQLPQPQQPLAYPKLQRQKLQNDIASPLPFPQGGHFPQHSQSFPTSSTYSSGQGGGQGAHSYKSCTAPTAQPHDRPLTANASLAPGQRVQNLHAYQSGRLSYDQQQQQALQSRHHAQETLHYQNLTKYQHYGQQGQGYCQPDAAVRTPEQYYQTFSPSSGHSPARSVGRSPSYSSTPSPLMPNLESFPYGQQPLSTGAFPAGIADHSHFMPLLNPSPTDATSSVDTQAGNCKSLQKDKLPENLLSDLSLQSLTALTSQVENISNTVQQLLLSKAAVPQKKGVKNLVSRTPEQHKSQHCSPEGSGYSAEPAGTPLSEPLSSTPQSTHAEPQEADYLSGSEDPLERSFLYCNQARGSPARVNSNSKAKPESVSTCSVTSPDDMSTKSDDSFQSLHSSLPLDSFSKFVAGERDCPRLLLSALAQEDLASEILGLQEAIGEKADKAWAEAPSLAKDAGKPPFPLENHSACLDSVAKNAWPRAGEPEALPDSLQLDKGSNTKDFSPGLFEDPSVAFATPDPKKTTGPLSFGTKPTLGAAAPDPTTAAFDCFPDTTTAGSADSANPFAWPEENLGDACPRWGLHPGELTKGLEQGVKASDGVGKGDAHEASACLGFQEEEPPGEKGASLPGDFKQEEAGGVKEEAGGLLQCPEVSKADRWLEDSRHCCSAADFGDLPLLPPPGRKEDLEAEEEYSSLCELLGSPEHRPGMQDPLSPKAPLICTKEEVEEVLDSKAGWGSPCHLSGESVILLGPTVGAESKVQSWFESSLSHMKSGEGGPDGERAPGDSATSDASLAQKLSKPAVPEAPIPKKEPVPRGKSLRSRRVHRGLPEAEDSPCRAPALPKDLLLPESCTGPPQGQMEGAGAPGRGASEGLPRMCTRSLTALSEPRTPGPPGLTTTPAPPDKLGGKQRAAFKSGKRVGKPSPKAASSPSNPAALPVASDSSPMGSKTKDMDSPSVPGKDQRSMILRSRTKTQEVFHSKRRRPSESRLPNCRATKKLLANNHLPATFKVSSNPQKEGRVSQRVRVPKPGVGGKLSDRPLHALKRKAAFMAPVPTKKRNLVLRSRSSSSASASGNGGDGKEERPEGSPTLFKRISSPKKAKPAKGNSDPTMKPLPPETPDACIKLASRAAFQGAMKTKVLPPRKGRGLKLEAIVQKITSPSLKKFAYKAPGASPGNPLSPSLHEKDRGLKGTGGSPVAAEEGLLNVGTGQKLPAASGTDPLCRNPTNRSLKGKLMNSKKLSSTDCFKAEVFASPEALPAGGTTLAPKKRSRKGRAGALGLSKGPLEKRPYLGPSLLLSPRDRASSTQGSGEDTSGGGGKKPKTEELGLASQPPESRPCQPQTRAQKQPGHTNYSSYSKRKRLTRGRAKNTASSPCKGRTKRRRQQQVLPLDPAEPEIRLKYISSCKRLRADSRTPAFSPFVRVEKRDAFTTICTVVNSPGDEPKPHRKPASSASSSSSSSSFSLDAAGASLATLPGGSVLQPRPSLPLSSTMHLGPVVSKALSTSCLVCCLCQNPANFKDLGDLCGPYYPEHCLPKKKPKLKEKVRPEGTCEEASLPLERTLKGLECAAAAATGKPPRPDVPADPAKQGSLRTSARGLSRRLQSCYCCDGRGDGGEEAAPTDKSRKHECNKEAPAEPGGDTQEHWVHEACAVWTSGVYLVAGKLFGLQEAMKVAVDMTCSSCQEAGATIGCCHKGCIHTYHYPCASDAGCIFMEENFSLKCPKHKRLPL, from the exons ATGCAGTCTTTTCGAGAAAGGTGTGGTTTCCATGGCAAACAACAGAACTACCAGCAGACCTCGCAGGAAACATCACGCCTGGAGAATTACAGGCAGCCGAGTCAGGCCGGCCTGAGCTGTGACCGGCAGCGGCTGCTTGCCAAGGACTATTATAACCCCCAGCCTTACCCAGGCTACGAGGGCGGTGCCGGCACGCCCTCCGGCACGGCAGCCGCGGTGGCCGCGGAGAAGTACCATCGAGGCAGCAAGGCCCTGCCTACGCAACAGGCCCTGCAGGGGAGGCCGGCTTTCCCCGGCTACGGCGTGCAGGACAGCAACCCCTACCCAGGACGCTACTCCGGCGAGGAGAGCCTACAGGCTTGGGGGGCCCCGCAGCCACCGCCCCCCCAGCCACAGCCCCTGCCAGGGGGGGTGGGCAAGTATGATGAGAACTTGATGAAAAAGACAGCGGTGCCCCCCGGCAGGCAGTACCCGGAGCAGGGTGCCCAGGTGCCCTTTCGGACTCACTCCCTGCACGTGCAGCAGCCGCCCCCGCCACCGCCACAGCAGCTGCCGcagccccagcagcccctggCGTACCCCAAACTCCAGAGACAGAAACTGCAAAACGACATTGCCTCCCCTTTGCCCTTTCCCCAAGGCGGCCACTTCCCGCAGCACTCCCagtccttccccacctcctccacgTACTCGTCTGGCCAGGGCGGCGGGCAGGGGGCCCACTCCTACAAGAGCTGCACAGCGCCGACCGCCCAGCCCCACGACAGGCCGCTGACCGCCAACGCCAGCCTGGCCCCGGGGCAGCGGGTCCAGAACCTTCATGCCTACCAGTCGGGCCGACTCAGCTacgaccagcagcagcagcaggccctCCAGAGCCGGCACCATGCCCAGGAAACGCTGCATTACCAAAACCTCACCAAGTATCAGCACTACGGGCAGCAAGGCCAGGGCTACTGCCAGCCGGACGCGGCCGTCCGGACCCCGGAGCAGTACTACCAGACCTTCAGCCCGAGCTCCGGCCACTCGCCCGCGCGCTCCGTAGGCCGCTCGCCTTCCTACAGCTCTACGCCGTCCCCGCTGATGCCAAACCTGGAGAGCTTCCCCTACGGCCAGCAGCCGCTCAGCACTGGCGCCTTCCCCGCGGGCATTGCCGACCACAGCCACTTCATGCCTCTGCTCAACCCCTCCCCGACGGACGCCACGAGCTCTGTGGACACCCAGGCTGGCAACTGCAAGTCCCTGCAGAAGGACAAGCTGCCGGAGAACCTGCTGTCGGACCTCAGCCTGCAGAGCCTCACCGCGCTGACCTCGCAGGTGGAGAACATCTCCAACACCGTCCAGCAGCTGCTGCTCTCCAAGGCCGCTGTGCCGCAGAAGAAGGGTGTCAAGAACCTCGTGTCCCGGACGCCGGAGCAGCACAAAAGCCAGCACTGCAGCCCGGAAGGCAGCGGCTACTCGGCGGAGCCGGCGGGCACACCGCTGTCGGAGCCGCTGAGCAGCACGCCGCAGTCCACGCACGCCGAGCCGCAGGAGGCCGACTACCTGAGTGGCTCCGAGGACCCGCTGGAGCGCAGCTTCCTCTACTGCAACCAGGCGCGCGGCAGCCCCGCCAGAGTCAACAGCAACTCGAAGGCCAAGCCCGAGTCCGTGTCCACCTGTTCTGTGACCTCACCCGACGACATGTCCACAAAATCTGACGACTCCTTCCAGAGCCTCCACAGCAGTCTGCCGCTCGACAGCTTCTCCAAGTTTGTGGCGGGCGAGCGGGACTGCCCGCGGCTGCTGCTCAGCGCCCTGGCCCAAGAGGACCTGGCCTCGGAGATCCTGGGGCTGCAGGAAGCCATTGGCGAGAAGGCTGACAAGGCCTGGGCCGAGGCACCCAGCCTGGCCAAGGATGCCGGCAAGCCGCCCTTCCCGCTGGAGAACCACAGCGCCTGCCTGGACTCTGTGGCCAAGAACGCGTGGCCAAGGGCTGGGGAGCCGGAGGCCCTGCCCGACTCCTTGCAGCTGGACAAGGGCAGCAACACCAAGGACTTCAGCCCGGGGCTGTTTGAAGACCCTTCTGTGGCCTTCGCCACCCCTGACCCCAAGAAGACAACTGGTCCGCTCTCCTTTGGCACCAAGCCCACCCTAGGGGCAGCTGCTCCAGACCCCACCACAGCAGCTTTCGACTGCTTCCCAGACACAACCACCGCCGGCTCGGCAGACAGTGCCAACCCCTTTGCCTGGCCAGAGGAGAACCTGGGGGATGCCTGTCCCCGGTGGGGACTGCACCCCGGTGAGCTCACCAAGGGCCTGGAGCAGGGCGTGAAGGCCTCGGATGGTGTTGGCAAAGGGGATGCCCATGAGGCCTCTGCCTGCctgggcttccaggaggaggagccccctggggagaagggggccTCGTTGCCCGGGGACTTCAAGCAGGAGGAGGCGGGTGGGGTGAAGGAGGAGGCGGGCGGGCTGCTGCAGTGCCCCGAGGTGAGCAAGGCCGACAGGTGGCTGGAGGACAGCCGGCACTGCTGCTCTGCTGCTGACTTCGGGGACCTCCCACTGCTGCCGCCCCCCGGCAGAAAGGAGGACCTGGAGGCGGAGGAGGAGTACTCCTCCCTGTGCGAGCTCCTGGGCAGCCCCGAGCATCGGCCCGGCATGCAGGACCCGCTTTCGCCCAAGGCCCCGCTCATCTGCACcaaggaggaagtggaggaggtGCTGGACTCCAAGGCCGGCTGGGGCTCCCCATGCCACCTCTCTGGGGAGTCCGTCATCTTGCTGGGTCCTACTGTGGGCGCTGAGTCGAAGGTCCAGAGCTGGTTTGAGTCCTCTCTGTCCCACATGAAGTCAGGTGAAGGCGGGCCCGATGGGGAGCGGGCCCCAGGGGATTCCGCCACCTCGGATGCCTCCCTGGCCCAGAAGCTGAGCAAGCCTGCTGTGCCCGAGGCACCCATCCCGAAGAAAGAGCCCGTGCCACGAGGCAAAAGCTTACGGAGCCGGCGGGTGCACCGGGGGCTGCCCGAGGCCGAGGACTCCCCATGCAGGGCGCCGGCACTGCCCAAAGATCTCTTGCTCCCCGAATCCTGCACAGGGCCCCCACAGGGACAGATGGAAGGGGCCGGGGCCCCGGGCCGGGGGGCCTCGGAAGGGCTGCCCAGGATGTGTACCCGCTCCCTCACAGCCCTGAGCGAGCCCCGCACgcctgggcccccaggcctgACCACCACCCCGGCGCCCCCAGACAAACTGGGGGGCAAGCAGCGAGCTGCCTTTAAGTCGGGCAAGCGGGTGGGGAAGCCCTCACCCAAGGCCGCGTCCAGCCCCAGCAACCCGGCCGCTCTGCCTGTGGCCTCCGACAGCAGCCCCATGGGCTCCAAGACCAAGGACATGGACTCGCCAAGTGTGCCCGGCAAGGACCAGCGCTCCATGATCCTTCGGTCCCGCACCAAAACCCAGGAGGTCTTCCACTCCAAGCGGCGGCGGCCCTCCGAGAGCCGGCTCCCCAACTGCCGGGCCACCAAGAAGCTCCTTGCCAACAACCACCTGCCCGCCACGTTCAAGGTCTCCAGCAACCCCCAGAAGGAGGGCAGGGTGAGCCAGCGGGTGAGGGTCCCCAAGCCCGGCGTGGGCGGCAAGCTCTCCGACCGGCCCCTCCACGCGCTGAAGAGGAAGGCGGCCTTCATGGCGCCCGTCCCCACCAAGAAGCGGAACCTGGTCTTGCGgagccgcagcagcagcagcgccagCGCCAGCGGCAATGGCGGGGACGGGAAGGAGGAGAGGCCCGAGGGCTCCCCCACCCTTTTCAAGAGGATATCTTCCCCCAAGAAAGCCAAGCCCGCCAAGGGCAACAGTGATCCCACCATGAAGCCCCTGCCCCCGGAGACCCCCGATGCCTGCATCAAGCTCGCCTCGCGGGCGGCCTTCCAGGGGGCCATGAAGACCAAGGTGCTGCCACCACGGAAAGGCCGGGGCCTGAAGCTGGAAGCCATCGTGCAGAAGATCACCTCGCCCAGCCTGAAGAAGTTCGCGTACAAGGCGCCAGGGGCCTCTCCTGGCAATCCTCTGAGCCCGTCCCTCCATGAGAAAGACCGCGGGCTCAAGGGTACAGGGGGTAGCCCGGTGGCGGCAGAAGAAGGTCTCTTAAACGTGGGCACTGGGCAGAAGCTCCCAGCGGCTTCAGGGACAGACCCGTTATGCAGAAATCCGACCAACAGATCCTTAAAAGGCAAACTCATGAACAGTAAGAAACTGTCCTCAACCGACTGTTTCAAAGCTGAGGTCTTCGCGTCCCCGGAGGCCCTGCCAGCCGGGGGGACCACGCTGGCACCCAAGAAGAGAAGCCGGAAAGGCCGGGCTGGAGCCCTCGGACTCTCCAAAGGCCCACTGGAGAAGCGGCCGTATCTTGGCCCGTCCTTGCTCCTGAGTCCCCGAGACAGGGCCAGCAGCACGCAGGGCAGCGGTGAGGACACTTCTGGTGGAGGAGGCAAGAAGCCAAAGACGGAGGAGCTGGGCCTGGCCTCCCAGCCCCCCGAGAGTCGGCCCTGCCAGCCCCAGACGAGGGCACAGAAGCAGCCAGGCCACACCAACTACAGCAGCTATTCCAAGCGGAAGCGCCTCACTCGGGGCCGGGCCAAGAACACGGCCTCCTCACCCTGTAAGGGGCGTACcaagcggcggcggcagcagcaggtGCTGCCCCTGGATCCCGCAGAGCCTGAAATCCGCCTCAAGTACATTTCCTCTTGCAAACGGCTGAGGGCAGACAGCCGGACCCCGGCCTTCTCGCCCTTCGTGCGGGTGGAGAAGCGAGATGCATTCACCACCATATGCACTGTTGTCAACTCCCCTGGGGACGAACCCAAGCCCCACAGGAAGcctgcttcctctgcttcctcctcctcctcctcctcatcattcTCCTTGGATGCGGCCGGGGCCTCCCTGGCCACACTCCCTGGAGGCTCTGTCCTGCAGCCacggccctccctgcccctctcctccaCAATGCACCTGGGACCTGTGGTTTCCAAGGCCCTGAGTACCTCTTGCCTTGTTTGCTGCCTCTGCCAAAACCCGGCCAACTTCAAGGACCTCGGGGACCTTTGTGGTCCCTACTATCCGGAACACTGCCTccccaaaaagaagccaaaaCTCAAGGAGAAGGTGCGACCAGAGGGCACCTGTGAGGAGGCCTCGCTGCCCCTCGAGAGAACACTGAAAGGCCTCGAGTGTGCAGCTGCCGCCGCCACTGGGAAGCCCCCCAGGCCTGACGTGCCAGCCGATCCGGCCAAGCAGGGCTCACTGCGCACCAGTGCCCGGGGCCTGTCCCGACGGCTGCAGAGTTGCTACTGCTGTGACGGTCGGGGGGATGGGGGCGAGGAGGCGGCCCCCACTGACAAGAGCCGCAAGCATGAGTGCAACAAGGAGGCCCCGGCAGAGCCTGGCGGGGACACCCAGGAGCACTGGGTGCATGAGGCCTGCGCCGTGTGGACCAGCGGGGTCTACCTGGTGGCCGGAAAGCTCTTTGGGCTGCAGGAGGCCATGAAGGTAGCCGTGGACATG ACGTGTTCCAGCTGTCAGGAAGCGGGGGCCACCATTGGGTGCTGCCACAAAGGATGCATCCACACCTACCATTACCCATGTGCCAGCGATGCAG GTTGCATATTCATGGAAGAGAACTTTTCTTTGAAATGTCCCAAACATAAG AGGCTGCCGTTGTAA